ACCCCCGATTGAATGATACATcaataaacacaacaacaaaaaaattattgcattGCAAGACACATGATATCtcattttcttgcttttaatTAGGAATGCAACCAATGAATAAGCCAAAAAAGAAATTGCCCTCTGCGATATTCAGGGAAATAAAGCGACGCCACTGTTCCCGGCATCTTAGCTAAAACTAGGGGAACTGGAATTATGCTTAAACACTATGAGCTACTATACTTAAAGTGCCtatcacctaaaattttttattttcctatCTGAAACAACACCTCAgtaaaataacttctgcgaaaaaatttttgcgatttaaaccaaagacgatttttttagaattttttaaaaacgttcaaatttgccgccatttagGCACACCATTCGTCTTAGTCTCCTTTCAGGGTATGACGTACTTTAAGGAACACGTGACTTTATCgacaggaaaacattaaaagttCTGGTAGGTTTTTCTGTTTCAGAAAAATTTCTTCTTGCGAAGACATTGTGATTCAATCCTTACTTGTTATTGATCTTTTTTGTGTACAGCTGGTGAAGGAAAGGTAATGCGAGTTCCTTAATTtacgtcacatgacgtcatatATGAGTCTGCTAGTTTGCGTGATCAGCGGCGCGAATGTACCGCAAAAATATGGACTTCAAAAATTGGTTAAAAATCGCGTTTTGTTGAAATGgtaaaattttttcgcagaagttattttaataaggtatagtttcagataagaaaatataaaaatttaagGGGATGGGCACTttaaccaaaaagaaaaattatgaaaCTGTTGCtgaattcatttattattattattagtattagtattattattattattattattattattattattattttcaatcttgACAAATCCTacggaaaagaagaaaacaaaaaagggagaaaaagaaaaaaggctaaAATTTCCTGAGACTTTTAAAATATCGGATATAGATATTTAAAGgattttgaagaaatgaaagacATGTCTTGAGGAAACCAAATTGAGCAGTTTACGCGAAGAAAGCCTGAAGCCTTCAggctttctctttttgaaagagaaaaaactgatgcagacaaattaaagaaaaacagataGTACCAAAAAGCAAATAAAGGGCAGTAAACTAATTAATTGACGGTCATTTATATTCAAGTTGCCAAAATAAGTGAGATTGAGAATGAACCAAATAAAATGCTATTCATAAAAGGAGCCTGTATCACAAAATACCTCCAGATGAATTTTTATATAAGGTGTCTTAACTTTGAACTTATTTTTCAGAGATATGTCTTTTAACTTGATAACAGCTCTCCCAAAAGGAACATTTTTGGGTCTTAAGTCGATGAAGACATTGTAAGTTGACTTTAAGTTATTTTTGTGCCTTATGCCAATAAAATATCAATAGAAAGGCTATAAGGCTCTTTCTATCAAAAACTACACGAAACGGAGGAAATATCCTACACTTCAGCCTCAAAACGAGTAACCAGGATACCAACAACAGCAATAGATTTATACAATGCATATATTTGATGAGGCATCTTCTGCATATGGTTAGAACGAATATTGCTTTATGCTTTGTTATAATATGGGAAAAAAGTACACTTATAACCACaaaaaatgtacattttgcAGAAATATCAGCTACAATGCCATACAAGTCTTACGAGGAAACCTGTCATTCAAGGGCCTTCAATCTCTGAATAAATTGTAAGCTTCTgtcaaatttgttttctttcttggttTCGTTACGAAAATGCAATTTattaacaatttattttttttcggaGCAATGGACCCAAAACACAGAAATGAACACATGCAGAACCGAACAGAAAGACACAAATCAACGTGATCACAAAGTGAAACGTTAAAACCCCCTCTTCTTGCTTGTACCGTAGAAGTTCTCTCTAATTCTTTTTCCGCGTTTTAGAAGCTAAATGACGAGAAATGAAACAGAtgaggtttttttgttttcattccgACACGACACTACCATCGATATCACACTCACTTTTCGACCTAAGGATGTTGTTAACCCTCGTAAAGAGGATGAAGTAGTTTATAAGGTTCCTTGGTAATGCGGCAAAGTATATATTAGCGAAACAGGAACCGTTTATATAGCATGACAGGGACGTACGGTTTTTAAGAGGTCAAACCTCAAAGTTGAGATTCCAGAAGCGAGAATGCCTACGATCAGACGACACAACTGCTGATCACTGACATTGCTAACACAGTGGACCGCAACCGAGGTTTGTGATTCACCAATTACAAGCAACCACGGTGCTACTGATAGTCTCCCTAAAGAAGACCAGCTGCAGTACGGGGTCGAAACGCTAACATGCATACGGACTCTAGCCCGAAACaacagctgacatttcgagACGCCATCACTGGTTTTTCCAGCCTTCATTTcgagggaaaccagtggtggtgatGCAAACTTGGGGCTGTTCCTTTAGTCTAcagagaccttaagatacacccATAGCCGTAGCTAGCGGGAGGCAGGGGGAGCAGCTGcgaagccccccccccccccccccccctccctgcaCCTGTTGAGCCAAACAAATCAAGTCTGTACATGGAtatgttttctttagactcgGTTATTTTGATTGTAGTGACTTGCAATcgtttgccattttcatattcGAGGTCGATTTTTATATCATGACAAGTGCCGAAAATAGCGTTTCGGTACCTCCATGTGTGAAAATTTTCTGAGGGAGGATACCCCAAGACCCCTCCACAAGACTCGTGCCATCAGTACTCGCGATATTGTCTTGATCTCCTCTACAATAAAggtgaggtatattttatggagtggtggcgctgctggaggtctgtgacgtcaccaaacatggtcgccatcttgggcGCCATCTTCGATTttatcaagaattagaaattaagtaaaaacagtgagaattgataattttttgcgcttaacatgtaaaataacataTAAATAAgtactttgcatcattttatccacaagtttacttttattcctgaaaaaaagttgaaaaaacatgcattaTCACTCAAAAACatcttgaccacctgctacttatgacatcATATCTCgaaaccatagtaactgaccaccACTAAAATTGCCTCAAAATGTGCtagagggataaacgaacagctacagaaaaagccaggtgctgatgttttatcgtctgggaaaaaaatccgaaaaacgcTATGGGGGTGGCAACCACCAaggcccccccctccccccccccccccacacacacacacaccctcccttgtacgtccgagatTGATGTTTCAACATCGTATCATTTCTTGTGGACTGATCTAGATCAAGATCAGCaaatttacttttgttttttcaggGATCTACGTAACAATGGACTGAAAACTCTGACCAACAACATGTTTCGTGGCACGCAATCCTTGAAGTCTTTGTAAGTAATAAAACCCCTGATGTCTGTTTGTCACTATGGTTACCAAAGAAAGACTGAACTTCATTTTTAGTAGCCCGCTGACTGACGACGAATTCCCTGCTAGAAGAGGTCTCTTTTCCCTGATATTCGCTGTATGACTCCCGCCCGCCGAATACGGGGGGGAAAGAGGCATCTGCAGCTAACTGATTAGGGACGACGACGAAGTAATAAGTCTATTTTTTGGCGGCAacatttattgattgattgagctACAAAGTAAGTTGATTAATTATTGTATAAAGTTTAATCCTTTTGATTGATCTAATGTGCTTTTTTGTCCTGTTCTCGTTCGTCCTAGCTCTTTATCTTTCGAacgccttttctttttcttctttcagatACTTACAGCATAACAACATTACCGTCGTAGAAACAAAAGCATTCCATGGGTTCCTTGACCTCGAAATTCTGTAAGTTAAAGAAACACTTCTGCAACAACCACGGTATTAAATAATAACAGTATTAATGTTAACATTTAGCAATTATTGTATGAGGCAGAGCTAGTATGACTAGTATCATCTGAACAATTATACAGATCgctcaaggagggtgttatcgcgTTTGAACGCCTCGGCCTTCGCGCTCGGCGGATAACGCTCTCCTCTGCCGGATATAAATTCTTCTTATCATAACCAGCCTAACCCGAACTATTTTTTAGTGTGTGATACGTAAACGTTTAAATCAGCCTGCCAACTAAGAAAATGATGACGTCTTAACCCTTTCTCGGTTGTAtgatgcaggggcggatccaggattttttttaggagggggtgcactcgtcttttgctctacttcaacaccaataaaccatatagtttttttttgcagaataccagttgtattagataaccGCAGGtaatctcagggggggggggggtgcgcaacccatgcaccctccccctagatccgcccctgtaatgTCCTACACATTGTTAATTCGAAAAACTGTGGATCACTTGGCGAAACGCCTACACTAAAGAATCACATACAAATGCACCATGTGGAGTCTGTatactttatttttttgaagaagGCAGCTAATTAAAAGGGAGGTTATTAAGTAAAGTAAGCATGTATGGCCGGTagtttttgcccaaattttcagtacacaagagaaaaaaacaacatttagaaatacaaatttggtagcgtctaGGAATATTCATTTAAAAGGATTGAAATGCCTCTACGAGCATCTCTAAAAACTCCCTGAGTTTACTTAAACTCCCTACGACACGCCAAGGGCTAAGGCGTTGTCGCACTGTCAAACTAACTGGGCGTTCCATGTGATATTCGTGTTATGTGAGATGTGATATTCGTGTTATATAATTATAGGGCTCTCATTACGGTTTATGTTTGCTTTTTATAGTAACCTGAGCAATAACAAGATTGTCACACTGTCCTATCAGGTGTTCAATGTTCTTTTTAATATGAAACAAGTGTAAGTAAAATGTTATTACTGTGGCCTGACTAATTTCATGGCAAATAGATTTTTGAAGAGCTTATACCAGTAAGatggaaaatttgaaaataaaatgaattgtaaaatttgccaaaatgCTCCAAGCGGCGGTGACCAACTTATGTAAGGCGCAAGGGAATTATCAGTATGCATGTAAAATGACGTGGGTTCATCATTAGTAAGAGTTTAAGGACagactttttgtttgtttttcagttacCTAGTTAGTTAGTTTAAGttatttagtttgtttgtttgttttttgttatttttttttctatcctgGTTTGTCCTGGTCAATGCCCGATTAAAGGAATATCATAGCGTACATTTTAATCAGTTACCTAATGTCGTACATGTATACAGGGTATACCATGATAATTTCGTTCAGTTCTCATAAACAGTATCAGGGATTCAAACCATAAAGTACACCAAGGAGTAAATTGGTACGAGTACCCACCACTTAAGTAAACGTTGACCTTTTTCCTGCACCATATACCTCTGCGTAGAGAAGGTTAAAAAGCATAGTACATAGAggatacttcatggaaagtgcgggcgtacggtatttacgcacaaGTTATTGACGTAtcagttgttgacgtatcagaaatcgaacgagtgagcgcagcgaacgagtgaggtttctgatacgtcaacaactcgtgcgttaataccgtacaaagcactttccttGTCGTATTgggtttattatatacatattAAGACATTCATAATTTTGCCAGCCTTTTATATCAAATCCTTCCAGAATCCTAAAATACCAAAATATGCCTCTACATTCCGTGAAatgctaaagaaaaagaagcaacTTAAGCTTATATTAGTATTAAAAAACGCTTGGTAAAAATTATAAGGAGGGTAAGGATATTATAATCCAGGAATTACAAGTAACATTAAggcggaatccaccaggaaattgagtaattttagtttttagtgGACAGAAAACTTgcaccagaataatttaaagcatattgcattctttttttacatttttcaaagatgtaattagtcatctgtaataacaccaaagaaaatttcttatgggagcccgtgaaaataaatggtaaatttcacaaaattacgtCTTAAACATGAAAtcttcagaattttacctgtgttttcacaattctcgtgaaatttgacattcattttctcggactcccttgagaaattttctttggtgttattgcagatgactaattacatctttagcccttgaaaaatgtaagaaaagagatgcaatattctttaataaaatatcctggtacaaggtttttgtccactgaaagttaaaattactcaatttcccggtggattccgtcttaactTGTTTTTGATGTACAAATAAAAGTGAACGATTTTGAGTAAATTGACCGGTTTGAATATATATAAACAGCCATAAGCTTAGCTCCGATAAAAAGTTCAAGTACAaccttacgtctcgttctgttttttaCCCTTTAGACTCCCTTTCGCCGTTGTTTTGTCAGctcttttcaattttcttcatcGATAGTGAAATATACAATACTATTCCAATACAATTTccgcaatttttctttttcgcctAAAAAAGGCGGGTCCCGtaaaactcacacacctctgtggcttttgattggacgtatcattttcctcacacgtgaaaaaacgccgttcgcgattctgattggacgtatcgcTTTTTTCAAGTGTGAAAAGCATctttcgctcctctgattggctagaactcatttgcGTATGAAATTTACGTCATAGCTGTTCAGTGAGTATATCTCAATACACTTAaagtcagatcccgagggaaacagttagttttgttttcccgagagtcctgatgtttcccaaGACGAATTCTAGGGAAACATCAgcactcgagggaaaacaaaactaactggtttcccgaaaGACTTGAAATTAAGtaatttgttatatttctagactttcactacAACATACTTCAACAGCCACAAAAGAATACGCTTAGCGGAGCGaatcaaaacagtcgactcggtacttttaagaacacaaatttaattctcaaaaccactgaatgaatgatttacaattccttatattatctgcatctttttcctccactagctgctgtttctcttctagtctgggataactttgaaaatcgttccttttagcttgaggcttcatgtttgtgttgttgtgttcattaacgaaaaagaaaaactgttagTGTTTacgtttttcccgccttctgttacgccactttccaccatgctttgatcacgtgcggtaatgtatcccgagcggggtacatttCTTAATGTATCAcaatcgggatacatttgattttagtcaaggccacgtgaccaagaatcagccaAAGGCTGTCCcagtttagttgagtgaaagtttAGGAATGATACAACAGTTTTATACTCTTCTTTCTATCATTTCTCCTAAAAAGAAACCTAGATGGTAATAACGTGACGGTTTGGTTACGCTCCCCATCAAAAAACACAGTCGCAGTACTTTCCCGCTATATCAAGACTGGAGCAGCGAACAACACGCAGCTTAAATACATTCCACAGCAGACAAAGGGATGTTTCGATATTCGCCAAGAGCCAATCACTAAACAGTCTTCAAGAAACAAGACTCGATGTCCTGATGGCCAGGATTGCGTTGCAGTCATAAACAAGACTAAAATTGTTACTACCCGTTCCAATATTTGTTGGAAAGTTATCAACAAACTAAGGCCAACGCTGTTCATCTTAGGATCCATTTCTATGGTATTGAATATAACAGTTCTTGGAACGGTATTGAGGGTTGGAAGTCTTCGAAAGAGTCCACCGTTTTTGTTGGTATCGCATTTGGGTTTCTGTGACACTTTGGTGGGAATTTACTCAATGGGAATTGCACTTGGCCACGGATTCAGTTTTAAAGAGTTCAACGACTGGAAAGAAATCTACTGCCCTGCACTAAGGAGCATCTTTATCTTTGCAGAAGTCACTGGAAGTCTAACATCTCTATTAATGACGGCCGAACGATATCTGGCCATCGTCTTCTGCATGAAACCGGCCGTACGGCTTGGTCACAAAGTTATTGCAGCAGCCTTGGCCTTTGCTTGGATCGCGGGCGCATCATCAGCGACAGTAGTACAAATGTTAGACAAAAGGAACAATCAAACGGATGGTCAAATGTGCTTAATCACCAGAAATACGTTCAAAACATCTACCATTTATGCGAGTGAACTCATTCTCCTTGTTCTGGTGTTCTTATATTTTGTCGTTGCTGTGTTATATTTCCACATTTTCATCGTTGTACGCCGATCTGCTCGCAACATGGGCGTGCTTCGAGAATCCAGACTCGCGAAACGAATTAGTGCCATTGTTCTAAgcagtttcttctttttcgctGCCCCTAACTGTACCACAGTCTcgtttatttttcgtggaggaAACGTCTTTGAGGACGCCAGGTTGAATAGGACAATCATTTGGTGGTTGCCGCCAGTTTGTTTGGTCGTTAACGCTTGTCTCGATCCCTGCTTATTCGCATTTAGAAATGAAAAGTTTTTCAGAGCTCTTACGAAAGTAGCCTGCAGACATCCATTTGGTAGACTTTTAACGAAAAAACGTCCCGCAAGGAAAGATCCTCACACGGCTTATAACAGTGCGATTAATTTGACAGCTCATTCAAGATCAGACCTATCAAGCAGCATTGAACTAACCTCGTTTACTACCACTGACGTATCGAAAGCATAGACAGGAATTCAATCGCCGTTATACGTCACTTTAGTTGAAAGAGCGCAGGTCAGCGTCCGTCTTAGTTCAAATGATCTCCTCATTGACTGAGTGAGTATGCCCGTGGGACTGGAGGGTTGACGAACCCGTCAGTATTAGCTGAACGATGTTTCCTTACCATATAAATAACTGGAAaagttactgaaaaaaaaaagttcgccTACTagtatttcttattttcttttagttGGTAGAGAACCAGCTAGAGTCGTTGCGGACATTTTACTTTTCGCGTGTCacttattgttttctttttcttttatgtacTGTGACGCCTTTACCTATACCGAAAAAATATTCAGAAtaataagggaccggtcattatttatcacctgggggggggtcggaggattttgggggggatcacttgatttttaggagaacagagggggggattagtcgtaactgagagcccaaaagggggggatcactgaaaattttggaaggattcagaggggggaccactcaaatctgcttgaacaatgccagtttgaaagcatacaacataaatgtgcccattctgctgggagatgatagcatttgcaatctcaatttgttctaacacaattttatttaaaaaacggaagtctgtcacactagcgaatgtgtgcatttcaatttatatcgagaaagctttgttttaacgcttttatatttttccttttataacgtgctcatgacttagctaatattcatctttaaacatgacaggtgaattctaaattgtgaactatacaaatttctgataactgaaacattgtaaaaagcgtgtttgtttaaacataaaccatttatcgcctctccaggaatgggcgtcctgtgtcagctctatactaaattcgattcaactgcttcatctgcctcatcttgagccccatcatcccattcaacaacttcatttgcctcttgagcctcgtcatccgattcaacagcaacatttagtccccttcggcaggttgaccctggactttgtgcccttaaaatggccgctacttgctctagattttttgctagggtcgtgctaaaaatacccttttctagtagccatagcaaagggtctagatgcaaacgccttgttagtttcttagcaaagtcagcattgatgctatctacaggagtaactctatcattcttttcgattgaaccgaaaatttgctCCGCGACCTCGATTGAGGTCAAGTTTTCTAAGAGATGAAGTGCGCTCTGCTTGAGTCGCTTGTCCTTGGTTTTTCGgaccttcctcttattttccttctttcttcttgacattgttgattttctcgcgcacaaaggaaacttctttgacaggttaatatgcgctgttgtcaacttgttggatgcggactgaagttcctcgtgcagtgtagtgattcgcctatgtgcttcttctaaataggccaactcatcgcctgcaaatgactttagagtgtggtcctctgaaaattgtcgctaaatatgaccttctgatagggacttggcggactgctatttggcactctaaaaaagtaactttgcagtttcaagcactgattgcagtttcaagcactttgcagttttaagcaagattgcttgtatgtcaactgaatttagatgtctggatccagactagaaaaagatacggatcaagagacacttttaaaaaaagactgcgcgataacggctttattatgctgtaagtacatcatagttagaaatactacctgtatatgaacgtttaaaacactaaatatacacgtcgaaaggtgaatatgggtacaaagacatgggggggggatcacgaaagttatatatagttatgaggggggatcacttcaataaaataacatttaaaggggggatcggctaaatttcatcgtgtttagcccaaaatcttccgaccccccccccccccccccagggcgataaataatgaccggtccctaaaaaagaataacaatcTAGGTATGTACATAAACCGCTCGAGCGCTAAATATAATGCTTGGAtcagaaaattgtagaacaAGTTGAATGAAACTGGTTCTTATCTGATTCCTTGCTAAATGATATTGACCggcgtttttttaaaaaaggctcttattGTAGCTAGCATCTACATAACCGCTTTTAAAACAACCAGAATCTTAGTTTAGTGCGCATGCATCAACAGTGCATGCTGAGCTTAAAACATGCTCGATCACCTTACATTAAAGTAACTATACGAAAAGTTGAACTAAACAATCTGGAAAACAGGTCAatgaaaagaattaaaataataacgataatgataacgaaaatgataataataataataataataataatgataatgataatgataacgaaaataatgataataataataataaaatagtaaaattatttggtggatttttttctttatgcaAACTaactataaataataaatacttaTTTATGCAGACCTATAAGCAGATAATAAAAGATTATAAACAATAGTGCATGGGTAAAAAATAAACGGCGACtaatatttaaaatgaaaacggggttaaaaaagaaaaataataatcttcAATCTGCATTTGTGCTTAGTTTTGTCTAGTTCTAGCAAATGATTTAATGACTTTGCTTTAAACGATCCTAAATAAAGGCCATCAGCCGGTAATTCTTTGCGTACTGAACTCACTGCTATCCTTTGCTCCTGTGAATTCAAGAGTAGACTGGCCTATAGTTGATTCAGTTACTTTAGGCAGATGAATATCTCTACAATACGTACCACGACGTCATTTAGATCTCATGGTCATATAATTCTGAAGTTGCGTAGGAAAACGCAGATTGATAACAATTTTGATCACCAACTGAACACCGGAGATGATTCTTCGCCCGCTATATAATGTTAGAAGTGCTAGTTTGTCTCCCATTGTTTGTGGACAAGTCAGGCGGTTTGCTCATAGCTTTGTTTTGTCATCGTTCTAGAAAAATTAGAGTTCCTCTTGGAGCAGGATCTCCACATAATACAGGTAAAATGGTCACTTTATAAATCTTCCAAAGGGTAGGCATTTGGATCCAGAAAAGACGAAATCCTATTCAGCGGACGGCATTAAAATATGGAATcaggaaacggaatcacggaagcAGAAACAGGAACGGAAACGGAACACGGAATCCGTGAAAGTAGATTCCAAGAGATCgatttggaaaaaatatatattagcaatgacaataaaaagaaatgaataaatttaACACCCGGGCAGAGGAGACTGCTGTATGACTAGAGGAGTCGATTTCGGTAAAAAGACTCTCCATACCACTTCcggcaatgaatgcaaattctcatgggacagcaaacagcaaagcgaggagaaaaactATAGCTGACAAGAAGTCACTGACAATAACTAGGTCCTTTAGAAAGAGGTAAGTTGACTTCGTTTAAATCGACAGAGGCGTcgtttatataactgaaaggcgtcgTCGCCAAGTTGTTCCTGggtgtcttttctgggttgtcttcaacagtgttcaatttcatttatcaagacaacttactcaagagaaccatggcattgtggagtccaaagaaaagagagaattgtgcacgcatttgcttgattccgaaactgattacatcaaaataatgcgccatgtgtaataagcctcttcaacgTAGAATCGCATAACTGAGCAAAatctcgcattctgattggttaacgaagcgAGGTATTTAGTgtggaattgcgagttgaaaacgaggctaagcaatattgtttcgcatctacgtaacaactatcgtcaaattctaacacaacaactgcaaaaaaggttttctacaatgtcatttgaaaatgttttcaaaaccattgtcaccttttgaagagttcaaaacaaaca
The genomic region above belongs to Porites lutea chromosome 12, jaPorLute2.1, whole genome shotgun sequence and contains:
- the LOC140953686 gene encoding uncharacterized protein; this translates as MTFRGLPSLTELDLSHNGLENLTNDAFRGLLSLKTLYLQHNNITSIQDEAFSVLRTIENLDMSFNLITALPKGTFLGLKSMKTLNISYNAIQVLRGNLSFKGLQSLNKLDLRNNGLKTLTNNMFRGTQSLKSLYLQHNNITVVETKAFHGFLDLEILNLSNNKIVTLSYQVFNVLFNMKQVNLDGNNVTVWLRSPSKNTVAVLSRYIKTGAANNTQLKYIPQQTKGCFDIRQEPITKQSSRNKTRCPDGQDCVAVINKTKIVTTRSNICWKVINKLRPTLFILGSISMVLNITVLGTVLRVGSLRKSPPFLLVSHLGFCDTLVGIYSMGIALGHGFSFKEFNDWKEIYCPALRSIFIFAEVTGSLTSLLMTAERYLAIVFCMKPAVRLGHKVIAAALAFAWIAGASSATVVQMLDKRNNQTDGQMCLITRNTFKTSTIYASELILLVLVFLYFVVAVLYFHIFIVVRRSARNMGVLRESRLAKRISAIVLSSFFFFAAPNCTTVSFIFRGGNVFEDARLNRTIIWWLPPVCLVVNACLDPCLFAFRNEKFFRALTKVACRHPFGRLLTKKRPARKDPHTAYNSAINLTAHSRSDLSSSIELTSFTTTDVSKA